ATCTCCGCCAATAACACCGGTACAACCCATATACATCATTGCAGTTAGGGCAGTAGTGAAAATCAAGTTTTGGCCAGAGTTCAAAAATGCTAGGGACTGTGATACCTTAATTTGAGAGTCCCTATAGTTCATCAATGAACTGTTGTACTTACTCGAAAGATATTTCTCATTATTGAAGTATTTCACCGCTTCAAAGTTTATTAGAGAATCTAATGCCACACTGGCAGCTTTATTGTCGGCCCTGTTAGCATCCCGTCTAAAATGTGTCCTCCATGCTGTTGTCTTTATTGTGAAAATAGAGTATAATAACATTGTGCTAAACGTGATAGCGGCAAAGGACGCACCGAATTGGTACGTTAAAATCCCACAAACTACGgatatttcaaaacttaTCGGAATAATGTGGAATACCATGGCCGTTAAAACTTGAGATATACCCTTTGTACCTCTATCCATAGCCCTCGTTAAGCCACCCGTTTGTCTACTCAAGTGCCAACCCAGATCCAATTTCATAAGATGCTGGAAAGTTTGCAATGATACGGTTCTGATGGCATTTTGAGCTACTTTTGCGAACACAGCATTCCTCAACTCACCGAATAAAACGGATCCAAATCTTGCAACACCATAAGAAATAATTGTCAATCCAATGGCTGCTGGAAGGGCAACAGTAGGATCATCCCACGTTATATTCATTGAATCAATGGTCtgcttgaaaaaaaaaggcacTTGAACATTTAAGACTTTTGCCGATATTAATAATCCTAGTGCAATTAACACCCTTACTCTCACTTTATTATTGCCCTTGGGCCAAATATAACGGAACAGATCCTTCAAGATTCTCAACTCTGAGAGCGTTGGTGCCTTACCTACCTTTTTCACTTGGGCTTTCGCTTTTGGGGCCGTCGAGGGAATTTCAATCAACTTTTTGCTAGCCAAGTCCTTTTGTGTTTCATTCCATAGTTTAGAGCCAATTGAATTGAATAATAGGGGTCGCTGGGTAGATAACTTGGATACCGCCAATATAATTGGTGAACAGTTCCGTGATAAACTAGGTCTGAATTTTGACCTTAGTATTCGCCCAACCATGGGAGGCCTTGAAAGAAGCAGcattttttggaatctAAATAGGATCTGTTAAACTTTGTTCATTTACTTACTAATGCGATTTCCAAAGTTATCGTTTTTACTGTATAGATTTGCATTGTTTATATTGTTAGTATAAAGAGTCATCGGAAAGCCCTCGCGTCCTTTTTCGATGAAATTTCACGTGACTTAGTTTGATCACGGGCACGAATAGGTCAAATATCTGGCTATCACACTTACTGGCAAACTTGACCATGGCATTTCTTTGAACATACAGGAGCTGCTAAATGTGGAATATCTAACTGTTCCGAAGAATGGCATCTTGGTTATGATTTTTTAAtgctttttgaaaagaatatggaTGTGTCAGCGATATACATTTTACATATATGTACAGAATGGTGGAATAATtaacttttgtttttcacGTAGAtagatttttgatttcttcttcacaCTTAGTGATGACTGTGTTGCTGGCAATGATTTTACCGGATAGATACTCTAGTCTACTCTTGAATAGTTTCTGGTCAGGAACTTTTCCTAAGGGCTTCAATTCTTCCTCCCACTTCTTGATCCTGCCAGTTTCAAAACCTACAACCTTTAATAAGTAACGGGTTTTTAACACTTTTGAAAGTTCAGCATCGTTAATCAAGTACGTGAATGCTGCTCTGTATAGTGGTTTAGCAGGCCTGATTTCCTGTAAAACACCTCTGTCTCTAGAAACAGTTATTAATCCattgttttccaattcCATAATTCCTGTCTCTGGTGCGGCCTTAAATAGCGGCTTATTGACAATTTCATGGAATGGAATGACCGCGTTGGAACTCAATAATTCAATCAATTCCCAAGCTTGTGCACTCTTCGTACCGTCAATTTTGTCACTCAAAAACATCTGAGTGATCTGTTCAGAAGCCTGTTCAATCATCTTATCCAAAGCCTCCGAGGGCTCTTCTCCTGATTTGACTCTTCTAACAAATGCTTGTAAATCCAACATTCTACCGCCCAATGGCTCTAAAGAAGCATCAATTTCCTgcaattccttttcatttaaGATAACTTCGGCTTTTTTCGTGCCTTTATCTACACTATCACCGGaatcatctttttcatttagTTCCTCTCCATTTTCAGTTTCGTTTACGTTCTCACCCTTGACCTTCTTGTTGTAATATAAGTAATCTTCTAACTGGGATAGTACGTAATTccttgaattttcttttgacgCATCCGATAAGattaaatttttgaacactTGGTTTGGCAATGATTCACTTAGTCTTTGGTTGGATGCAACTGTTTCTGTCAAGAAAATCACATGAGCTATGTTCATCTGAACTAACATAGCTGCCCAATCAGACAATTCTTTATACACAAATCCGTTGATTTCGGACTTACCTTCAAATCTATCTATAACGATAACAGGCTTAGCCTCCGGATGTTGTTGGAGATaatcttcctctttgaCATTAACCGTTCCGTCACCCGTAGGAACAAAGGCCTTGTAATTCTTAAGGGCAATACGCCTAATTGACATCAATGAAGTAGTCAACATATTTCTGAACTGAGATTCTTTCGTCTCAGACAACCCTGTTTTTTGTCCCGTTAACCCTTGGACAGTCAAATCAAGAACACCAGTAACAGAGTCAATCCACGGGAAGATTGGGAAATAACCCAATTGACTAGCGgcattcttcaaaaacttaGGATCTGTTCTTGACTTGATCAATTTATCACAATCGAGATATAAAACATTTGCCCTATTCTGCAACGTATGCTGCATGACCAAGTCATGCTTTCCGGAGCCCCTGGGCCCTCTTATAACTACAAATGTGTTGTTGTTCTCCTCAAGCCACATCTTTAAGTCATTCACCTTTTCTATTCTTTCCTCCCACAAatgctttctttgatgGTTATCATCGGTACTGCCCCAGTAGTATTTGATGGAAGTCATGGTGGAGGATGTTAACGTTTTCAACTGTTTCCAAAACTTATTGTCCCATGAGAAAGAATATTTATGAGTGATCTTTTGTTCAATGGAAAATTCTCTAATGGGGTCGAACACTAAAACGGCAAATATTGAAAGCAGGGCAAACAACACGGGAATAGCGATCCTCGTGTGattggtgaaaaaattactaaCTATGTGACCTCTAATGATATTTTCGTATTGTATGTGTAGGACGGTGTTATGAATTTCAATACCAGAAACACAATTTTTGGCGGAAATGGCACCACGGAATGAACGGTATCTAATTTTTGCTACATTGTTGTTGGCAGCAGTGGGTGGGAAAATATCGATGATTGTTCCGTACCTTCTAAACAAGGAGTAAATCTCCTCTTCCGTTAAAGCGGGTCCTTGAAACTTGACCACTATGACAGTACTTGGTAGCCTTCTCAAATCTTCAATCCAAGGCGAACCCTTCACCGGGAAAGCAGATGCTCGTGTAAAGTACGAGAGTAAGTTCTTAGAAGATTCTCTGGCAGTGTTCTGTTGTATCAAAGAATTCACTTGAGCTTTGGTATATTTGGGCGGAACAACAAAAGTGGCAAATACACCTCCATCTCTTTTCACCGGAATGGTAGACTTTAATTCCAGTCCATAGATAGGGTTACTGGGTGGACTAGCcaaatttcttattttttccctcACTGCCTCCCTGGATTGGTTTCTTAATAGCAGATTGTACCATAGTGTTGGATTCCAAACTGACGTGGCTCTTGCGTAGACATTATCGAAATATATCAATGTTTCCTCGTCTGATTTATAGATAACACCGGTGTCGGTGGCCGTATTCGATTCACCTGCTTGTTGATCTTTCTGCTGGATTTCACTGGACACGTGTCTCACCGTGGGTTGAGCGTTTATCAGGTTACTTAGCCTATACTTGCCCTTCAAAATACCTATTCCTCTAGCGAGGCATGGCACTGGCATCCTCGCCATATTCAGCGAAGCCGTTCGTACCAACAGCATGAATTACTAGTACAAATATTACTTCTCGTATAAGAATCTCTGGGGGTCTGCTCGTGCTCCTTTCGATAAGAGGTTCCACCTTCCATATTCTCCAAAATAGTGCAATTCTTATCTCCCTTATACTTTCATATTTACGCCCTTTTAGACCTCCCAAAACCTAGGTCCTGCTGGAAGGGCTGAGATCATAAAATCCTGTATTTTTAAGGGTgccaaaacaaaaataataggGCACGTTCGAAGGAACAATAGacgaaattgaagaaaataaatcgAAAGGTTCACACAAATTAGATGGAATAAGATTATCAGAAGAGCGATTCCGCCTTTTTTGTTCGATTTTACGTTGATTAAAGACTAGCAGGCGTAGGAAATGGGATAACCCCGGAAAGCGGGTGAAAAGCTAGAGTAATAATTCATGTGGAGGTGCGAGTGAAACAAGTGCCGGGGAAAACGTACTTTAAGTGAACACCAGTGAAACCATCATATCCACAATTGAGGGGAGCCGGGTGGGATTCCCAGGTTTTAGattgaaaagttgaaagaaaaagacatGATTCTTAAAGAATACTCGCAGTAGCGAACGCTATCCTGAGTGAAGGATATATGATGCATTCGTACTGAGCACAGTGTATTATATCTTACTTATGAAACTAATTACAGTCACTTAGAGTCGCTATAAAAAACTAGCTTCATGATAGAAGACTACAAATCGTAAATCGTAAAAGATCCGGTTATTTGGAAGTGTCAACAACATATCTACCAGCAATCTGGCCCTTTTCCATCTTCTCGTAGATTTCTGGCAAACTAGACAAGCCAACTACCTTGATTGGAGACTTGACCAGACCTCTGGCGAAGAAATCCAAAGCTTCTCTGGTGTCCGCCCTGTTGCCAACGTAAGAACCGACGATGGAGATGGACTTGACGACGTGGTTGAAGACATCGGAAGAACATTTGGCACCGGCTGGTAAACCTACCAAAACAACGGTACCGTTAGCTCTACAGTATTTGGTAGAAGCTTCGATAGCAGCTTCGGAAACGGAAACGTTGATGATACCATGAGCACCTCCGTCGGTGGCCTTGACGACAGCGCCAATAATGTCTTTTTCCTTGGTGAAATCGATGAAAACTTCACCGCCAAGAGAGGTAAACAGCTCTTGCTTGCCTGGCCCACCGTCAATACCCAAGACTCTGTAACCCATAGCCTTGGCATATTGAACGGCCAAAGAACCTAGACCACCAGCAGCGCCGGAGATGGCCACCCAGTTCCCGGCTCTCAAGTTGGCTGACTTCAAAGCCTTGTAGACGGTGATACCGGCACACAAAATTGGGGCGACTTCAGCTAAGTCGGTGCCTTCGGGAATACGAGCGGCTTGCACAGCGTCAGCAGTAGCGTATTGTTGGAAGGATCCGTCATGGGTGTACCCAGACAGATCGGCATGAGGACAGTTGGACTCGTTACCTAATTCACAGTACTCGCAGGCCATACATGAGCTGTTCAACCATTTGACGCCGGCAAGATCACCCACTTTCCAGCCCCTAACGTTGTCCCCGAtggcaacaacaacaccGGCACCTTCATGCCCACCGACCAATGGCAACTTAGTTGGCAATGGCCAGTCACCATGCCAGGCGTGCAAATCGGTGTGACAGACACCAGAGTACTTGACGTTGATCAACAGTTCGTTGGGCTTTGGCTTTGGAACCGGGATGTTCTTATGTTCCAACTTACCGTTGGATTCGTAGAAAATAACACCTTTTTGAGTTTCTGGAATAGACATTGTGTATTATGGTATGGTAGATAGTTGATTGTATGCTTGCTGTAGCTTGATATTATAGACAATAAGTAGAACCAAGAGAGATGTGATATAGAACGACCAGAACTGTGACAAGAGACGTTTGAAGACTGAAAGATATCATCACTGGAGGTCTATTTATATGTGACAGGCTCCCTGCAATTGTAGCAAACCTGAACCCCATCTGTGAtgtaccttttttttttttttttcattctctGAAGTCTGAAATTGTCTTATTTCCCCAACTTATAAGTTGGAGATGGCCGTTGTTCCGGTGGAAGGTGTATTTCGTGTCTGTGTGCAAAACGTCATTTTTTGCGTGGGAGCcgttgatgaagataaaatCCCTTAATTGAACATTAGAATACGTGATTAGAAAGGCAGGATTAATAAGATATACATGCCGTGACTGGACAAACGGATCGTAAAGGCAAATTCAAGATACAATTAGTTGGAGTCCTTGGCGCTAAAAGATTTGAGAGatatttttccatttgtttATCCTTGCGGTTTGCCCCTTATACCAATAATCAGTTAAAGgattatattttttggaaagacGGCTTTTAATTACTCTCTTCAAGACTAACAATGAGctctgaagaagaattggGAAGCATCGGCACTGTGTCTCACGGCACCCTCATAAATAAGGACATTGAGAGTATCCTTCCAcaatttgatgaagaagtaGAAACGTTGCTAGAGGACAGCTTTACGTGGAATATACCCGACTGGAACGAGCTGACGAACCCAAAGTACAATTCTCCTCGGTTCAAAATTGGCGATTTTGAATGGGACATTCTGTTGTTTCCTCAGGGGAACCATAATAAGGGTGTTGCGGTGTATCTGGAGCCTCATCCAGAGGAAAAATTAGATGAAACCACGGGGGAGATGGTGTCGGTTGATCCGGACTGGTATTGCTGTGCTCAGTTTGCCATCGGCATTTCAAGGCCCGGAGATGATGACTCTGTCAATCTGATTAACAAGTCTCACCACCGGTTCAACGCCCTAGATACAGACTGGGGGTTTGCAAATTTGATAGATTTGaacaacttgaaaaatccCTCGAAAGGAAAACCGCTCTCGTTCTTAAATGAGGGGAGCTTGAACATAACGGCGTATGTCCGCATATTGAAGGATCCGACTGGTGTTTTGTGGCATAACTTCTTGAATTATGACTCCAAGAAGGTGACTGGCTACGTTGGGTTCCGAAATCAAGGTGCCACATGCTACTTGAATTCGCTGCTGCAATCGTATTTCtttacaaaatattttaGAAAACTGGTGTACGAAATACCCACTGAACATGAAAGTCCAAACAACAGTGTCCCTCTGGCCTTACAAAGAGCTTTCTATCAGTTACAAGTGTCTGACATACCATTGGACACTATGGAGTTGACTAGGTCATTTGGTTGGGATACCGCAGAATCCTTCACCCAACATGATGTGCAGGAATTGAATAGAATATTAATGGACAGGCTAGAAAATAACATGAAGGGAACCCCCGTAGAGGGGAAGCTGAATGAAATATTTGTggggaaaatgaaaagctATATCAAATGCATTAACGTTGATTACGAATCCGCTAGAGTGGAGGACTTTTGGGATTTGCAATTAAACGTTAAAAATTTCGAGAACTTGCAGGGATCCTTTGATAATTACATCGAGATGGAACTAATGAATGGTGAAAACCAATATGCTGCCCAAGACTACGGTTTGCAAGATGCTCAAAAAGGTGTTATATTCGAATCGTTCCCTCCCGTTTTGCATTTGCAGTTGAAGAGGTTCGAATACGATTTTAACTACGATCAAATGGTAAAGGTTAATGACAAATATGAATTTCCTGAAACGATTGACTTATCACCTTTCGTTGATAAAGATGTATTGAGGAAAACTTTGGACTCTGGAGACAAGGACAAAAATCCCTATATTTACAATTTACATGGCGTTTTGGTTCATTCTGGTGATATATCTACCGGCCATTACTACACTTTAATTAAACCTGGTGTTGAAGATCAGTGGTATCGATTTGACGACGAAAGAGTTTGGAGAGTCACTAAGAAGCAGGTTTTCCAAGAGAATTTCGGATGTGACAGATTACCCGATGAAAAAGTTCGTACGATGACTAGGGATGACTATCAAAATTATATCATTCAGCGCCATACAAGCGCTTACATGCTTGTTTACATACGCCAAGAACAAGAGCAGGATTTGTTGCGTCCTGTCCTGGAATCTGATGTTCCCAAACACGTAATAACGAGAGTTAGAGAGGAGATTAAAGAACGTGAGACgagagaaaaggaaattaaAGAAGCTCATTTGTACGTCACACTCAGATTGcattcaataaaagaatTCATTCATTATGAAGGATTTGATTATTTCGCACATGATGGATTTAGACTCTTTTCAGAGGAACTCAATGACTCCAATTTGCAGCAAATCAACTTGAGAGTCTTGAGAACAACCAAGTTATCCGACATATTTACAAAGGTTAAGGAGACTATGAATATTCCAACGGAAAGAGATGTCAAATACTGGAAAATGGATTACCGCAGAAATAGCACTTTACGTTTAACACACCCCATAAAGTTTGATTCTATAAATATCACCTTACAAGAGGCGTTAAAAACcgagaaaaagagaacttTGGAAACTCAATATGGAGAGGAAGGTGTGGCCAGTaccgatgaagaagataaaataACATCAGAAACAGTATCCTTTTTAGATCTCTTCATCGAAGAACCCTACTTAGAGTTGcagtttttgaacaagTTGAAGGAAGCCTCTTTGATTTCGAAGACTCAGCTTGACGACGAATTGATATTCAATTTGAGAACCAATCTTCTAAAACTAACAGAGGGCGGGATCAAACCTCTTTTCGCCGCCGATAATAACTCAAATTTATTGTTTGTGAAGAAGTATGATCCACACACGCAAAAATTATTGGGATTTGGCCACTTTGCTGTGAATCAATTGCAACAAATAACTGACTTATCTGcaatcattgaaaaaagcatTGAAGCTTCTAACGAAAATCTGACTTTCTACGAGGAAGTACAACCCGGAACCATAAACGAAATCTATATGAAGGAGACGGTCTATGATGCTGATATAGATACTGGTGATATAATTTCATTCGAGATTCCAAACGCCGATCTACCCGATACTTTCCCAATTTATGCGACGATCAAAGATTTTTACTCGTATCTGAGATACCGtgtaaaattgaaattttccaaagttgACGGGTCGAGCGAAGAA
The window above is part of the Saccharomyces kudriavzevii IFO 1802 strain IFO1802 genome assembly, chromosome: 13 genome. Proteins encoded here:
- the ATM1 gene encoding ATP-binding cassette Fe/S cluster precursor transporter ATM1 (similar to Saccharomyces cerevisiae ATM1 (YMR301C); ancestral locus Anc_5.20); the encoded protein is MLLLSRPPMVGRILRSKFRPSLSRNCSPIILAVSKLSTQRPLLFNSIGSKLWNETQKDLASKKLIEIPSTAPKAKAQVKKVGKAPTLSELRILKDLFRYIWPKGNNKVRVRVLIALGLLISAKVLNVQVPFFFKQTIDSMNITWDDPTVALPAAIGLTIISYGVARFGSVLFGELRNAVFAKVAQNAIRTVSLQTFQHLMKLDLGWHLSRQTGGLTRAMDRGTKGISQVLTAMVFHIIPISFEISVVCGILTYQFGASFAAITFSTMLLYSIFTIKTTAWRTHFRRDANRADNKAASVALDSLINFEAVKYFNNEKYLSSKYNSSLMNYRDSQIKVSQSLAFLNSGQNLIFTTALTAMMYMGCTGVIGGDLTVGDLVLINQLVFQLSVPLNFLGSVYRDLKQSLIDMETLFKLRKNEVKIKSVERPLMLPEHVPYEITFENVTFGYHPDRKILKNASFTIPAGWKTAIVGSSGSGKSTILKLVFRFYDPESGRILINGRDIKEYDIDALRRVIGVVPQDTPLFNDTIWENVKFGRIDATDEEVKTAVQKAQLAPLIKKLPQGFETIVGERGLMISGGEKQRLAIARVLLKNARIMFFDEATSALDTHTEQALLRTIRSNFPSGSRTSVYIAHRLRTIADADKIIVLDNGTVKEDGKHIELLATPGSLYRELWTIQEDLSHLENELKDEQAL
- the YME2 gene encoding Yme2p (similar to Saccharomyces cerevisiae YME2 (YMR302C); ancestral locus Anc_5.19); this encodes MLLVRTASLNMARMPVPCLARGIGILKGKYRLSNLINAQPTVRHVSSEIQQKDQQAGESNTATDTGVIYKSDEETLIYFDNVYARATSVWNPTLWYNLLLRNQSREAVREKIRNLASPPSNPIYGLELKSTIPVKRDGGVFATFVVPPKYTKAQVNSLIQQNTARESSKNLLSYFTRASAFPVKGSPWIEDLRRLPSTVIVVKFQGPALTEEEIYSLFRRYGTIIDIFPPTAANNNVAKIRYRSFRGAISAKNCVSGIEIHNTVLHIQYENIIRGHIVSNFFTNHTRIAIPVLFALLSIFAVLVFDPIREFSIEQKITHKYSFSWDNKFWKQLKTLTSSTMTSIKYYWGSTDDNHQRKHLWEERIEKVNDLKMWLEENNNTFVVIRGPRGSGKHDLVMQHTLQNRANVLYLDCDKLIKSRTDPKFLKNAASQLGYFPIFPWIDSVTGVLDLTVQGLTGQKTGLSETKESQFRNMLTTSLMSIRRIALKNYKAFVPTGDGTVNVKEEDYLQQHPEAKPVIVIDRFEGKSEINGFVYKELSDWAAMLVQMNIAHVIFLTETVASNQRLSESLPNQVFKNLILSDASKENSRNYVLSQLEDYLYYNKKVKGENVNETENGEELNEKDDSGDSVDKGTKKAEVILNEKELQEIDASLEPLGGRMLDLQAFVRRVKSGEEPSEALDKMIEQASEQITQMFLSDKIDGTKSAQAWELIELLSSNAVIPFHEIVNKPLFKAAPETGIMELENNGLITVSRDRGVLQEIRPAKPLYRAAFTYLINDAELSKVLKTRYLLKVVGFETGRIKKWEEELKPLGKVPDQKLFKSRLEYLSGKIIASNTVITKCEEEIKNLST
- the ADH2 gene encoding alcohol dehydrogenase ADH2 (similar to Saccharomyces cerevisiae ADH2 (YMR303C)), with translation MSIPETQKGVIFYESNGKLEHKNIPVPKPKPNELLINVKYSGVCHTDLHAWHGDWPLPTKLPLVGGHEGAGVVVAIGDNVRGWKVGDLAGVKWLNSSCMACEYCELGNESNCPHADLSGYTHDGSFQQYATADAVQAARIPEGTDLAEVAPILCAGITVYKALKSANLRAGNWVAISGAAGGLGSLAVQYAKAMGYRVLGIDGGPGKQELFTSLGGEVFIDFTKEKDIIGAVVKATDGGAHGIINVSVSEAAIEASTKYCRANGTVVLVGLPAGAKCSSDVFNHVVKSISIVGSYVGNRADTREALDFFARGLVKSPIKVVGLSSLPEIYEKMEKGQIAGRYVVDTSK
- the UBP15 gene encoding ubiquitin-specific protease UBP15 (similar to Saccharomyces cerevisiae UBP15 (YMR304W); ancestral locus Anc_5.18); this encodes MSSEEELGSIGTVSHGTLINKDIESILPQFDEEVETLLEDSFTWNIPDWNELTNPKYNSPRFKIGDFEWDILLFPQGNHNKGVAVYLEPHPEEKLDETTGEMVSVDPDWYCCAQFAIGISRPGDDDSVNLINKSHHRFNALDTDWGFANLIDLNNLKNPSKGKPLSFLNEGSLNITAYVRILKDPTGVLWHNFLNYDSKKVTGYVGFRNQGATCYLNSLLQSYFFTKYFRKLVYEIPTEHESPNNSVPLALQRAFYQLQVSDIPLDTMELTRSFGWDTAESFTQHDVQELNRILMDRLENNMKGTPVEGKLNEIFVGKMKSYIKCINVDYESARVEDFWDLQLNVKNFENLQGSFDNYIEMELMNGENQYAAQDYGLQDAQKGVIFESFPPVLHLQLKRFEYDFNYDQMVKVNDKYEFPETIDLSPFVDKDVLRKTLDSGDKDKNPYIYNLHGVLVHSGDISTGHYYTLIKPGVEDQWYRFDDERVWRVTKKQVFQENFGCDRLPDEKVRTMTRDDYQNYIIQRHTSAYMLVYIRQEQEQDLLRPVLESDVPKHVITRVREEIKERETREKEIKEAHLYVTLRLHSIKEFIHYEGFDYFAHDGFRLFSEELNDSNLQQINLRVLRTTKLSDIFTKVKETMNIPTERDVKYWKMDYRRNSTLRLTHPIKFDSINITLQEALKTEKKRTLETQYGEEGVASTDEEDKITSETVSFLDLFIEEPYLELQFLNKLKEASLISKTQLDDELIFNLRTNLLKLTEGGIKPLFAADNNSNLLFVKKYDPHTQKLLGFGHFAVNQLQQITDLSAIIEKSIEASNENLTFYEEVQPGTINEIYMKETVYDADIDTGDIISFEIPNADLPDTFPIYATIKDFYSYLRYRVKLKFSKVDGSSEEYGVSNDISETFEFWISAYASYADLARIVSTFADVKPEYLKIFALYSNGRFVLKSTSILNDYLLKDFNCDQIPPFAFEVLSVPLKELERLRPIKLYWLKDSYIHYQCFEFEVANDYTESQFLEKVQHKIGFTDEQKEDILLWTNSNFQFQGLLSDQNTFKDVSKNSLLFGRILPEESKLFKELNRLENVHTSPSEDSMNGENTADRPIDDEQDLGMMTENSRDLKGRIVVVQQYFKDVENRHGISFLFNLIPEEPFSKTRDRLHAKFGLGQKEFSKIKLSVAYSAEEGTVFRSLQGFSDEELEKIILYDIMSNLDYIYMDHPDRLRSHSSYDRPMIIKN